In Chromobacterium rhizoryzae, one genomic interval encodes:
- a CDS encoding TnsA endonuclease N-terminal domain-containing protein, with translation MVPWESLQERDALLLLELSPGVVAFKAQPEKLPYWDGTAMRVHVPDLRVRLYDEHVLFVELKPASELARPQVKAKYHQIAEQLLAQGLDYRLLTDKEILQEPQFSNLKQLLYHYNHPASPLPTRSQLAVAFSQTESIPLAQCLERFGSDVTDTLIAQARLYVDLTQPLAPASLVQLPVGEHHATIYF, from the coding sequence ATGGTGCCATGGGAATCGCTGCAGGAACGCGATGCCCTGCTATTGCTGGAGCTATCACCAGGTGTCGTTGCTTTTAAAGCGCAACCTGAGAAGTTGCCGTATTGGGACGGGACCGCCATGCGCGTCCACGTCCCAGATCTGAGGGTACGTCTGTACGACGAGCACGTACTGTTCGTCGAGCTCAAGCCAGCATCCGAACTGGCCCGCCCCCAGGTCAAAGCGAAATACCACCAGATTGCCGAACAGCTGTTAGCACAAGGTCTGGATTATCGGCTTTTGACCGATAAGGAAATCCTGCAGGAGCCGCAGTTCAGTAATCTGAAACAGCTGCTGTACCACTACAACCATCCCGCGAGCCCCCTACCAACCCGCAGCCAGCTGGCTGTGGCCTTCTCTCAGACCGAATCCATCCCCTTGGCGCAATGCCTGGAGCGGTTCGGTTCAGACGTCACCGACACCCTGATCGCGCAAGCTCGACTCTACGTCGACCTGACTCAGCCCCTCGCGCCGGCCTCCCTCGTTCAACTACCTGTAGGAGAGCACCATGCAACGATTTACTTTTAA
- a CDS encoding TniB family NTP-binding protein produces the protein MDPLDLMRQFAPNAGYTSDKVLGYKLQLEPIYHQRFRHALFQIAELHHRRRAHGVGGGVLLIGPSGAGKSTVLRAYEAQSPRSFETQRTRIPVLIVRVPSSPTVRSLAGAILEAMGDRKSHRGTAPEKTTRLVDFFPQCGVELLLIDEFQHLFYTLSATAFRDVTDWLKNLLESTCVGMVACGLPAAELVIRSNEQLSRRFSQCIPMDPFQLDDEADFLEYRGLLKGIAPCLPLGCEIPLHEANLARRIHTASFGLLDYTIKLLEGAVCAANLAGLNTLSLDVLGAGFRERIWKDVPDTLNPFHPESPLRPLTRPGEVFYPHTRKDPVGSPVAIKLGLHPSKGGVTHA, from the coding sequence ATGGATCCGCTCGACTTGATGCGGCAGTTCGCCCCGAACGCCGGCTACACGTCCGACAAGGTGCTGGGCTACAAGCTGCAGTTGGAACCCATCTACCACCAACGCTTTCGCCACGCGCTGTTCCAGATCGCCGAACTGCATCACCGTCGCCGCGCGCATGGCGTGGGCGGCGGCGTGCTGTTGATCGGCCCCTCCGGCGCCGGCAAAAGCACCGTGCTTCGGGCGTATGAGGCCCAGTCACCACGCAGTTTTGAGACGCAGCGCACTCGGATTCCGGTCCTGATTGTGCGAGTGCCGTCGTCGCCGACGGTACGCAGTCTCGCCGGCGCCATCCTGGAGGCCATGGGGGACCGGAAGTCGCACCGCGGCACTGCCCCCGAGAAAACCACCCGGCTGGTCGACTTCTTCCCGCAATGCGGCGTGGAGTTGCTGCTGATCGATGAGTTCCAGCATCTGTTCTATACCCTCAGCGCGACAGCTTTCCGGGATGTCACCGATTGGCTGAAGAACCTGCTGGAGAGTACCTGCGTGGGCATGGTGGCGTGCGGGCTGCCGGCGGCCGAGCTGGTGATCCGCAGCAACGAGCAGTTGTCGCGCCGCTTCTCGCAGTGCATTCCCATGGATCCGTTCCAGCTCGACGATGAGGCGGACTTTCTGGAGTACCGGGGGCTACTCAAGGGCATCGCCCCCTGCCTGCCGCTGGGCTGCGAGATTCCCTTGCATGAGGCCAACCTGGCGCGGCGCATCCACACCGCCAGCTTCGGGCTGCTCGACTACACCATCAAGCTGCTGGAGGGCGCGGTCTGCGCGGCCAACCTGGCCGGTCTCAACACGCTGTCGCTGGATGTGCTGGGCGCCGGCTTCCGCGAGCGGATCTGGAAGGACGTGCCCGACACGCTGAATCCCTTCCACCCTGAGTCGCCGCTACGCCCCCTCACTCGCCCTGGCGAGGTGTTCTACCCGCATACCCGTAAAGACCCAGTCGGCTCGCCGGTGGCCATCAAGCTGGGCCTGCATCCAAGTAAAGGAGGCGTGACCCATGCGTGA
- a CDS encoding helix-turn-helix domain-containing protein produces the protein MRDSTIPQQDAPSLLIRPHPSRTEGPIGYLFRLAEANFMSLRDLEQLGIAFSPEALRQQQLLPPDSLYPELNSHIRHVAQLEQHQPSIWNRRFARYCPYCLAEEARWRIGWELLYFDTCPKHGTWLVDHCSSCGESLTWHRDSLLRCNCGADLRREIPEEAPAAAILLAETLEQMLLQQSVPQAHGYPFQRLSLEQTLRLIRYLGTYMNPVATLRPLKIANAGLLEVSWPITSLAAEVLVFWPEKFHEALDTLQTSSGDPQISLNTVFEEAYRYLYLGGLRDGVYLPVREAFEQWVTQRWKGGVARRNRRFTIEVLENIQWIPGKAAADRLGISMARLRYLIRSGQLEGQETISSKGRRFLMVRKDRLIQVEEQLAGEITMTKAMEVLGLGKVRMRRILKLLFPSARRVNDQPLLPWCISSSEVYQLAEFGEALPRVYSLDEDETSLADVLHYWQWNADEVVSLVEEIQAGKLAVCATLIGKTGITRWVFKRKALQLWRASLPTDRANWVTIPELAEVLGVKQQVAYWLTQNDYIRSHKLGNQKHQGSRVRKADVDRFLRQYIFGTEIADLTGRSPRKVMNMLKHLAIYPLRGTSIEACRQLVYTRTDTLTRFIERYQVGDPIKWRDTVQRRRKAWERIFQEDGTPVPPPSHFRLEPR, from the coding sequence ATGCGTGACAGCACCATCCCCCAGCAAGATGCCCCCAGCTTGCTGATCCGGCCTCACCCATCGCGAACCGAGGGGCCAATCGGCTATCTGTTCCGACTGGCCGAGGCCAACTTTATGAGCCTGCGAGACCTGGAGCAGCTCGGCATCGCCTTCTCCCCGGAGGCCTTGCGACAGCAACAGCTGCTGCCTCCCGATTCGCTTTATCCGGAGCTGAACAGCCATATTCGCCACGTGGCCCAGTTGGAGCAGCATCAACCCAGCATCTGGAACCGACGCTTCGCCCGCTACTGCCCGTACTGCCTGGCGGAAGAAGCCCGGTGGCGGATCGGCTGGGAGCTGCTGTATTTCGACACCTGCCCCAAGCACGGCACCTGGCTGGTGGACCATTGTTCCAGTTGCGGCGAGTCGCTTACCTGGCACCGGGACAGCCTGCTCCGCTGCAACTGCGGCGCCGATCTGCGTCGGGAGATCCCGGAAGAAGCGCCTGCGGCCGCCATTTTGCTGGCGGAAACGCTGGAACAAATGCTGTTGCAGCAATCCGTTCCACAAGCGCATGGCTATCCCTTCCAAAGACTCAGCCTGGAGCAAACCCTGCGACTGATCCGTTATCTGGGCACCTATATGAATCCGGTCGCGACGCTCAGACCTCTCAAAATCGCTAATGCGGGCTTACTGGAAGTCTCCTGGCCCATCACCTCATTAGCGGCGGAAGTGCTGGTCTTCTGGCCCGAGAAATTCCATGAGGCGCTCGACACACTGCAGACGTCCAGTGGGGATCCACAGATCAGCCTGAATACCGTTTTTGAGGAGGCCTACCGCTACCTTTATCTGGGAGGACTTCGCGATGGGGTCTACCTCCCGGTGCGCGAGGCTTTCGAGCAATGGGTGACGCAGCGCTGGAAAGGCGGTGTGGCCAGACGGAATCGCCGGTTCACCATCGAGGTCCTGGAGAACATCCAGTGGATTCCTGGCAAGGCGGCGGCCGACCGACTCGGTATCTCCATGGCGCGGCTGCGCTACCTGATCCGTTCCGGGCAACTGGAAGGGCAAGAAACCATCAGCAGCAAAGGCCGCCGCTTCCTGATGGTGCGCAAAGACCGGCTGATCCAGGTGGAGGAACAACTTGCGGGGGAAATCACCATGACCAAGGCCATGGAGGTGCTGGGTCTGGGCAAGGTGCGGATGCGACGGATCCTGAAGCTGCTGTTCCCCTCCGCCCGCCGAGTCAACGACCAGCCTTTGCTGCCATGGTGCATTTCCAGCTCGGAGGTCTATCAGTTGGCCGAGTTCGGCGAGGCGCTGCCGCGGGTCTATTCTCTCGATGAAGACGAAACTTCGCTGGCCGACGTGCTGCACTATTGGCAGTGGAATGCCGACGAAGTCGTGTCGTTGGTTGAGGAGATCCAGGCAGGCAAGCTGGCCGTCTGCGCCACCCTCATCGGCAAGACCGGGATCACGCGCTGGGTGTTCAAGCGCAAGGCCTTGCAGCTGTGGCGAGCCAGCCTTCCCACGGATCGGGCCAACTGGGTCACCATTCCGGAGTTGGCCGAAGTGCTGGGGGTGAAGCAGCAGGTGGCGTACTGGCTGACGCAGAACGATTACATCCGCTCGCACAAGCTGGGCAACCAGAAGCACCAAGGCTCCAGAGTGCGCAAAGCAGATGTCGACCGCTTCCTGCGGCAGTACATCTTCGGTACCGAGATCGCAGACCTGACCGGCCGCTCGCCCAGGAAAGTGATGAACATGCTCAAGCACTTAGCCATCTACCCGCTGCGCGGCACCAGCATCGAAGCTTGCCGCCAACTGGTATATACTCGCACCGATACGCTTACCCGATTTATCGAGAGATATCAGGTGGGGGATCCGATCAAGTGGCGGGACACGGTGCAGCGGCGGCGAAAGGCCTGGGAGAGGATCTTCCAGGAAGATGGGACGCCCGTACCGCCTCCGTCCCACTTTCGTCTAGAACCCCGTTGA